Proteins encoded in a region of the Helicobacter sp. 11S03491-1 genome:
- the fabZ gene encoding 3-hydroxyacyl-ACP dehydratase FabZ yields the protein MMDINIIKKILPHRYPMLLVDRVVDLEAQKSIRAYKNITINEELFLGHFPKQPIYPGVMIVEGMAQAGGILAFVSTWGDDLSVAEEKIVYFMTIDKVKFRIPVVPGDRLEYQINVLKHKGTVWQLEGKALVEEKIVAQAEIKAMVTDRDKEMP from the coding sequence ATGATGGATATAAATATAATCAAAAAAATACTCCCACATCGTTACCCTATGCTTTTAGTTGATAGAGTTGTTGATTTAGAAGCCCAAAAAAGTATCAGAGCATATAAGAATATCACTATCAATGAAGAATTATTTTTGGGACATTTTCCAAAACAGCCTATTTATCCGGGTGTAATGATCGTAGAGGGTATGGCCCAAGCAGGAGGTATCTTAGCTTTTGTTAGCACTTGGGGAGACGATCTTAGCGTTGCTGAAGAAAAAATTGTTTATTTTATGACCATTGATAAAGTCAAATTTCGCATACCTGTTGTGCCCGGCGATCGTTTAGAATATCAAATCAATGTTCTCAAACATAAAGGGACTGTATGGCAACTGGAAGGCAAAGCATTGGTTGAAGAAAAAATTGTTGCCCAAGCAGAAATAAAAGCTATGGTTACAGATAGAGATAAGGAAATGCCATGA